The following proteins are encoded in a genomic region of Mycobacterium kiyosense:
- a CDS encoding adenylate/guanylate cyclase domain-containing protein: protein MRTPWPVFSLSMLQADIIGGLFVLGFLRYGLPPNDRILLQDLPTVNVVIFVCAVILLFLAGFAWNLKLLVPVFRWQRRDNLLVEADPSTTELARTRALRMPFYRTVTTVASWALGGIVFLIASWSVARHAAPVVMVASALGATATAIIGYLQSERVLRPVAVAALRSGVPENVRAPGVILRLMLTWVLSTAVPLLAIVLAVISDKISLLHTTPNVLFNPILLLALAALGIGATSTLLVSMSIADPLRQLRWALSEVQRGNYNAHMQIYDASELGLLQAGFNDMVRELSERQRLRDLFGRYVGEDVARRALERGTELGGQERDVAVLFVDLVGSTQLAATRPPAEVVHLLNEFFRVVVETVGRFGGFVNKFQGDAALAIFGAPIEHPDGAGAALAAARELHDELIPVLGNAEFGIGVSAGRAIAGHIGAQARFEYTVIGDPVNEAARLTELAKLEEGHVLASAIAVSGALDAEALCWDVGEVVELRGRTAPTQLARPLNLAAPDEKPSNQEPERERNAPAKNLA from the coding sequence GTGCGCACTCCCTGGCCCGTCTTCTCGCTGAGCATGCTGCAGGCCGACATCATCGGCGGCCTGTTCGTCCTCGGGTTCCTGCGTTACGGCCTGCCGCCCAACGACCGGATCCTGCTGCAGGACTTGCCGACGGTCAACGTGGTGATCTTCGTCTGCGCGGTGATCCTGCTGTTCCTCGCCGGATTCGCCTGGAACCTCAAACTGCTGGTGCCGGTCTTCCGCTGGCAGCGCCGGGACAACCTGCTGGTCGAAGCCGATCCGTCCACCACCGAGTTGGCCCGCACCCGCGCGCTGCGGATGCCGTTCTACCGGACCGTCACCACGGTCGCGTCCTGGGCGCTCGGCGGCATCGTGTTCCTCATCGCCAGCTGGTCGGTGGCCCGCCACGCCGCTCCGGTGGTGATGGTCGCCAGCGCACTGGGCGCCACCGCTACCGCGATCATCGGCTACCTGCAGTCCGAACGCGTGTTGCGGCCGGTGGCAGTGGCGGCGCTGCGCAGCGGTGTGCCGGAGAACGTGCGCGCCCCCGGCGTCATCCTGCGGCTGATGCTGACCTGGGTGTTGTCCACCGCGGTGCCACTGCTGGCGATCGTGCTGGCCGTGATCTCCGACAAGATCTCCCTGCTGCACACCACGCCGAACGTGCTGTTCAACCCGATCCTGTTGCTGGCATTGGCAGCGCTGGGCATCGGCGCGACCAGCACGTTATTGGTATCGATGTCGATCGCCGACCCGCTGCGCCAGCTTCGCTGGGCGCTCTCGGAGGTGCAGCGCGGCAACTACAACGCCCACATGCAGATCTACGACGCCAGCGAGCTGGGCCTGCTGCAGGCCGGCTTCAACGACATGGTCCGCGAACTGTCCGAGCGGCAGCGCCTGCGCGATCTGTTCGGCCGTTACGTGGGTGAGGACGTGGCCCGCCGCGCGTTGGAGCGAGGCACCGAGCTGGGGGGCCAGGAACGCGACGTCGCGGTGCTGTTCGTGGACCTGGTGGGTTCCACCCAGTTGGCCGCGACCCGACCTCCGGCCGAGGTGGTCCACCTGCTCAACGAGTTCTTCCGGGTCGTGGTGGAGACCGTCGGCCGCTTCGGCGGGTTCGTCAACAAGTTCCAGGGCGACGCCGCGCTGGCCATTTTCGGCGCACCCATCGAACACCCCGACGGCGCGGGCGCGGCGCTGGCAGCGGCACGTGAACTGCACGACGAGCTCATCCCGGTGCTGGGCAACGCCGAATTCGGGATCGGAGTGTCCGCCGGCCGGGCGATCGCCGGCCACATCGGCGCCCAGGCGCGATTCGAGTACACCGTGATCGGCGACCCCGTCAACGAGGCGGCCCGGCTGACCGAGCTGGCCAAGCTGGAAGAGGGCCACGTGCTGGCCTCGGCGATCGCGGTCAGTGGCGCGCTGGACGCCGAAGCGCTGTGCTGGGACGTGGGCGAAGTGGTCGAGCTACGCGGTCGCACCGCACCCACCCAGTTGGCGCGTCCGCTGAATCTGGCCGCTCCCGACGAGAAGCCGTCGAACCAGGAACCCGAGCGCGAGCGTAACGCCCCGGCGAAGAATCTCGCCTGA
- the topA gene encoding DNA topoisomerase 1, whose translation MIVESPTKARKLAGYLGSNYIVESSRGHIRDLPRAAADVPAKYKSEPWARLGVNVDHDFEPLYIISPEKKSTVTELKGLLKDVDELYLATDGDREGEAIAWHLMETLKPRVPVKRMVFHEITEPAILEAAENPRDLDIDLVDAQETRRILDRLYGYEVSPVLWKKVAPKLSAGRVQSVATRIIVQRERDRMAFRSASYWDILARLDASVSDPKATPPTFNARLTNVDGLRVATGRDFDSLGVLRKAEEVTVLDEAGATELANGLQGAQLTVASVEEKPYTRRPYPPFMTSTLQQEAGRKLRFSSERTMSIAQRLYENGYITYMRTDSTTLSESAINAARNQARQLYGDEYVSPSPRQYTRKVKNAQEAHEAIRPAGETFATPDAVRRELDGDEFRLYELIWQRTVASQMADARGTTLSLRIAGESNGRQVVFSASGRTITFAGFLKAYVETVDELAGGEADDAESRLPQLTEGQRLDAIELTPDGHATNPPARYTEASLVKALEELGIGRPSTYSSIIKTIQDRGYVYKKGSALVPSWVAFAVIGLLEQHFGRLVDYDFTAAMEDELDAIASGNERRTNWLNNFYFGGDHGVPDSVARSGGLKKLVGVNLEGIDAREVNSIKVFDDAEGRPVYVRVGKNGPYLERTVIGEDGEPTPQRANLNDSLTPDELTLAVAEELFATPQEGRVLGVDPETGHEIVAKDGRYGPYVTEILPKPEDDGGDGSAAKKGKKPTGPKPRTGSLLRSMDLQTVTLEDALKLLSLPRVVGVDPASGEEITAQNGRYGPYLKRGTDSRSLATEDQMFTITLDEALKIYSEPKRSGRQAASAPPLRELGTDPASGKPMVIKDGRFGPYVTDGETNASLRKGDDVLSITDARASELLADRRARGPVKRTAKKTTRKAPAKKAPAKKAAKRS comes from the coding sequence GTGATCGTGGAGTCGCCCACCAAGGCGCGCAAACTCGCCGGTTACCTGGGGTCCAACTACATCGTCGAGTCGTCCCGCGGCCACATCCGCGACCTCCCCCGAGCCGCCGCCGACGTGCCGGCCAAGTACAAATCAGAGCCGTGGGCACGCCTCGGCGTCAACGTCGATCACGACTTCGAGCCGCTGTACATCATCAGCCCGGAGAAGAAGAGCACCGTCACCGAGCTCAAAGGCCTGCTCAAGGACGTCGACGAGCTCTATCTGGCCACGGATGGTGACCGTGAGGGCGAGGCGATCGCCTGGCATCTGATGGAGACCCTAAAACCTCGGGTGCCGGTCAAGCGGATGGTGTTCCACGAGATCACCGAGCCGGCCATCCTGGAAGCCGCCGAGAACCCCCGCGACCTGGACATCGACCTGGTCGACGCGCAGGAGACCCGGCGCATCCTGGACCGGCTGTACGGCTACGAGGTCAGCCCGGTGCTGTGGAAGAAGGTCGCGCCCAAGCTGTCGGCCGGCCGGGTGCAGTCGGTCGCGACCCGCATCATCGTGCAGCGCGAACGCGACCGGATGGCGTTCCGCAGTGCCTCCTACTGGGACATCCTGGCCAGGCTGGACGCCAGCGTCTCCGACCCCAAGGCCACGCCGCCTACCTTCAATGCCCGGCTGACCAACGTCGACGGGTTGCGGGTGGCCACCGGCCGGGACTTCGACTCGCTCGGCGTGCTCCGCAAGGCCGAGGAGGTGACCGTCCTGGACGAGGCCGGCGCCACCGAGCTGGCCAACGGCCTGCAGGGCGCGCAGCTGACCGTGGCGTCGGTGGAGGAGAAGCCCTACACCCGGCGGCCGTACCCGCCGTTCATGACCTCGACGCTGCAGCAGGAGGCGGGACGCAAACTGCGGTTCTCCTCCGAGCGCACCATGAGCATCGCCCAGCGGCTCTACGAGAACGGCTACATCACTTATATGCGTACCGACTCCACGACGCTGTCGGAGTCGGCCATCAACGCCGCACGCAACCAGGCGCGCCAGCTCTACGGCGACGAGTACGTCTCACCCTCGCCGCGCCAGTACACCCGCAAGGTGAAGAACGCTCAGGAGGCGCACGAGGCCATCCGGCCCGCGGGCGAGACGTTCGCCACCCCGGACGCGGTGCGCCGCGAGCTCGACGGTGACGAGTTCCGGCTCTACGAGCTGATCTGGCAGCGCACGGTGGCCTCGCAGATGGCCGACGCGCGGGGCACCACGCTGAGCCTGCGGATCGCCGGCGAATCGAACGGTCGGCAGGTGGTGTTCTCGGCTAGCGGTCGGACCATCACTTTTGCCGGGTTCCTCAAGGCGTATGTGGAAACCGTGGACGAGCTGGCCGGCGGCGAGGCCGACGACGCCGAGAGCCGGCTGCCGCAGCTGACCGAGGGGCAGCGGCTCGATGCCATCGAGCTGACCCCGGACGGTCACGCCACCAACCCGCCCGCGCGCTACACCGAGGCCTCGCTGGTCAAGGCGCTGGAGGAGTTGGGCATCGGGCGCCCGTCGACGTACTCGTCGATCATCAAGACGATCCAGGACCGCGGCTACGTGTACAAGAAGGGCAGCGCCCTGGTGCCGTCCTGGGTGGCGTTCGCTGTAATCGGCTTGCTGGAACAGCATTTCGGCCGTTTGGTGGATTACGACTTCACCGCCGCGATGGAGGACGAGCTCGATGCCATCGCCTCGGGCAACGAGCGACGTACCAACTGGCTCAACAACTTCTACTTCGGCGGCGACCACGGGGTACCCGACTCGGTGGCCCGCTCCGGCGGGCTGAAGAAGCTGGTCGGCGTCAACCTGGAAGGTATCGACGCCCGAGAAGTCAACTCCATCAAGGTTTTCGACGACGCCGAGGGCCGCCCGGTCTATGTGCGGGTCGGCAAGAACGGGCCGTACCTGGAACGCACCGTGATCGGCGAGGACGGCGAGCCCACCCCGCAGCGCGCCAACCTGAACGACTCGCTGACCCCCGACGAGCTGACTTTGGCTGTGGCGGAAGAGCTTTTCGCCACACCGCAGGAGGGCCGGGTGTTGGGTGTGGATCCCGAGACGGGTCACGAGATCGTCGCCAAGGACGGCCGGTACGGACCCTACGTGACCGAGATCCTGCCCAAACCCGAAGACGACGGCGGCGACGGGTCGGCGGCCAAGAAGGGCAAGAAGCCGACCGGTCCCAAGCCGCGCACCGGCTCGCTGCTGCGCAGCATGGATCTGCAGACGGTCACGCTGGAGGACGCGCTGAAGCTGCTGTCGCTGCCCCGGGTGGTCGGGGTGGATCCCGCCAGCGGCGAGGAGATCACCGCGCAGAACGGTCGTTACGGCCCATACCTCAAGCGCGGCACCGACTCTCGGTCGCTGGCCACCGAGGATCAGATGTTCACCATCACCCTCGATGAGGCGCTGAAGATCTACTCCGAGCCCAAACGCTCTGGGCGGCAAGCCGCTTCGGCGCCGCCACTGCGCGAGCTGGGCACCGACCCGGCGTCGGGTAAGCCGATGGTGATCAAGGACGGCCGGTTCGGCCCCTACGTCACCGACGGTGAGACCAACGCCAGCCTGCGCAAGGGTGACGACGTGCTGTCGATCACCGACGCGCGCGCTTCTGAGCTGCTGGCCGATCGGCGGGCACGTGGTCCGGTGAAGCGGACCGCGAAGAAGACCACCCGCAAGGCCCCGGCGAAGAAGGCCCCGGCCAAGAAGGCTGCCAAGCGCAGCTGA
- the cspA gene encoding putative cold shock protein A, with translation MPQGTVKWFNAEKGFGFIAPEDGSADVFVHYTEIQGTGFRTLEENQKVEFEIGHSPKGPQATGVRSL, from the coding sequence ATGCCACAGGGAACTGTGAAGTGGTTCAACGCGGAGAAGGGGTTCGGCTTCATCGCCCCCGAGGACGGTTCCGCAGATGTGTTTGTCCACTACACGGAGATCCAGGGAACGGGCTTCCGCACCCTCGAAGAGAACCAGAAGGTCGAGTTTGAGATCGGCCATAGCCCCAAGGGCCCCCAGGCCACCGGAGTCCGCTCCCTTTAA